Part of the Cyanobium sp. ATX 6F1 genome is shown below.
CGCCACCAACCAGCTGGAGTGTCTGTTGGAGAGCGCCGCCCAATCCCGCAGCGGCCTCTGAGGCCACTGCTTCGGTTTCGCTCGCCGGCAACGCTCAGCTTTCGCTTGGCCTGCTGGTTCCGACCGTTCGCTGGGCAATCAGGTAGGCCACCACGGCCGCCGTCACGAAGCCCAGGGAGTTGCGCAGCACCGGCAGCAGCTCAGGGGTTCGGGTGATCACAGGGCCAAGTCCCAGGGCGACGAACAGGATCCCCCACAGGGGCGAGAGCAGCAGCATCCAGGCCCAGGCGATCCGCTCCCCTGGCTTGCGCGGGAAGGCGGCGATGCCCGCCACCACGCCCCCCAGCAACGAGGAGCAGAAGGTGAGGATCCACTGCTCCCGTGGCAGGCCCGGCACCACCTGGCAGCCGCCCCGCTCCAGGCAGGTCTCCACGGCCGTCAGGGCCGCGACGATCGCTCCGTCCTCGCCGTGGTCGCGCACGTAGTACTGGTTGCCGTAGCGGGTCTGAAGTTCCACCCAG
Proteins encoded:
- a CDS encoding TPM domain-containing protein, coding for MALVAPALLSLALVLLAPVLTPAALAADNPQLLPDHPTPVIDLARALSEAERASLEDQLTAFEQANGWKLRVLTQYERTPGLAVKDFWNLDERSLLVVADPRGGNLLNFNVGDALFALMPRTFWVELQTRYGNQYYVRDHGEDGAIVAALTAVETCLERGGCQVVPGLPREQWILTFCSSLLGGVVAGIAAFPRKPGERIAWAWMLLLSPLWGILFVALGLGPVITRTPELLPVLRNSLGFVTAAVVAYLIAQRTVGTSRPSES